TAGAGGATAGCGAGCCGTTAAGATATAGCTCAACCATGCACCCCATGAGAAGCCTATTATAACCAGCGGGGGACTGCCAGAGCTTTCCAGTATATCTTTTAATTCTTCTACCTGTCCTTCTACAGAACACTCTGTTTGCAGCGGTTCAAGCACACCAGTCTCCGAAGAGAGTTCTCGTGCCACTGGGTACATTTCTCCTCGTGCTCCGGGTCCGCCATGAACAACAGCTATATTGAATGGTTCCTGACCATGCATTCTCAAGTTGTCCATACACATATGTTACATCATCACGCCTCTGTGAGAAAAAGCCATTGTGCGAGTATCATCGGGCGCAAAGGAAGATAATCGATAAAAGCAAGGAAAGGCAGATAGACTGCTTGGTGCGGCAACAGGACTGAATAGTCTTGTCTGGCTGAAAAGCCTAATATTAGTGAGAACCTGTTAATGCAACAGATTTAAACCGGCTCGCCTTTTACCCCATCACGATAAATACTGCCTATTTTTACTCTACTTATCATGTTAATAGAGGGGATATTAAGAGACGCGTAAACCCGTATATAGTTTGGAGTTAAGCCAGAATATAAACCATTTGAACATGATTCCCATAACACCGGCACAACCCTGCCTGCAAACCTCTGCCTGAAAATCCTGCCGGATTCTTCTGCAAGGCTTAGCATTTCCCTTTCCCGTCTCTTTTTTTCCTTTTCGTCTACCAGGGGCTTCATCTCTAAAGCCAGTGTATTTGGCCGTGGAGAATAGGGAAAAACGTGAATGCGGGCAAAGCCCATCTTTTTGCATAAATCAACCGTTTCTTCAAATTCTTCTGGAGTCTCTCCAGGAAACCCTACAATTACATCGGTTGTAATAGCAACATCGGGAATCCTTCTTCGGATTTGTTCCACGATACTTATATATGTTTCCCGGTCATATTTACGATTCATTCTTTTTAATACTGCATCACTGCCGCTTTGTAGCGAAACATGTAAATGGGGGCATAGCCGGTTATCGCGCCATAAGTCCAACATCGCTTCTGTTAAATGCCGTGGCTGAAGTGATGATAGCCGCAGCCGCTCAATTTGTGTTTTATCCAGTATCATTTTAACCAGTTCCTGCAACTGTATCCCCTCACTGCAATAAGAGCCAATTTCAGTACCGGTGAGCACAATTTCGGTATACCCAGCCAAAACGCGAGATGCTATTTCTCTAATGATAGCTGAAGGTGTTCGGCTAAAACATTCGCTCCTTACCATCGGTACGATACAATAAGTGCATCCGTTTGAACATCCATGTTGAATATGTACAAAAGAGCGAGTTTTTTGCATAGTGGTTAAAGCTGGCGCTAGCTCAAGGGGGTCTTTCTTCAGATACCCTCGCTCAAGAAGGATTTGCACCATTGCCATTTTTTGCTGATTATCAAGAACAATCATGTTTTCATCAATAAGCTTTATTTTGCCAGGAGTTCGCTGGGCATAGCATCCGGTTACCACAATCAGGGCTGAAGGATTCTCTCTTCGTATCCGCCTAATCCATTGCCGGGATTTTCGATCAGCCACATGGGTTACAGTGCAGCTGTTTAACACAAATATCCCCGCGCCCTCTCTCGATGAAACCGGCTGGTAGCCAGCCTGGATAAAATCAAGGGTCAATGCTTCAACCTCAGCCTGGTTTAGTTTACACCCAAGATAATCTATCACCACTTTCTTGTCGTTCATTTTGTTTTATTATAGCAGAGGGGATATTTACAAAATTGCAGCCTCCTAATAATTGACGGTTTAGTCTATTATTGCTATGATTCAGACTATTCTAGATTCATCAAGTACTTATGTTATTAAGCAGTTCATTTAATATAGGCCCAATCACTATCCAATTCTACGGCATTTTTATTTCGTTGGGGATTCTTTCTGCGATCCTTTACGCTTTTTATGAAGCACATCGCCGTGGAGAAAACCTGGATCACGTTGTTAATATGGCGCTGGTAGTTGTCCCCCTTGGGATAATCGGCGCAAGACTCTACCACGTAGTTGATTACTGGAGCTACTATAGCCAGCACCTGGGAGAAATAATCGGTGGCCGCGGACTCGGTATTTATGGGGCAATCCTCGGTGGAGCAATCGGCGTCCTCATTTACTGTGCCTGGAAAAAGCTCTCCCCTCTGCGCTGGATGGACATTATTGCTCCAGGCTTGATACTAGCCCAGGCTATTGGGCGTTGGGGCAATTTTTTCAACCAGGAATTATACGGTTACCCCACTGATCTTCCCTGGGGTATATATATTGAACCGGCTAATCGTCTGCCTGGTTTTGAAAGTTATACCCATTTCCATCCTCTTTTTCTGTATGAGTCACTCTGGAACCTGATCGGTTTTGTTATACTCTTTTTTATTAATCGCAAATACGGCAAACGTCTGTTGGATGGCGAAGTCACCATTGCTTACTTTATGTATTATTCTGTTGGCAGGTTCATCCTGGAGGGCATGAAAATCGATGTCTGGACAATTGCCGGCTTCCCCACCGCTCGCTGGATAAGCATAATAACCTTTGTTGTTTGCCTGGCAATCATTATTTTCCGCCGCCAGACACTTCGTAAACATAAACTGTAACCAACGTTATTACCCCTTTATTGCGTTCTCATTATCGACTTATCAATCCACCCACGTGCGACACGGTGATTGTTCTCGCGCATTTAGCCTCTTACAACGTAAGGTTATTCTCAAACAATGAAGTTGAGTCTCCTGCATGGTAACGCACGCCATCATGTTCAGATTCCAAACTTTATTTTAACAAGGGTGCTTCCCTTTGTTTTCATCATTCCAATTTTTAGTTTGATTATCTGGTTATTTAACCACTTACGGTCTACACAAAGCAGCTGTTATGGGAGTTACACTTTAATTATTGACAAACCTGTTTCTTTGGCTATAATAAATGAAAATGGTTTTCATTTAGCGTTGAAATGGTTTACAGTTATAAAGATGTTTTAGCCGAACTGAAACACGAAGGGTACAAAATCACCCCTCAAAGACGTGCCATAATACAAATTCTGGAAGCGACTGAAAACCATATGACTCCACATGAAATACACAAAAAGGTAAACAACCATTTGGGTATTTCTCTGGTTACAATATATCGCACTCTGGACACTCTGGAAAAAGCCGGTTTAATCTGCCGCCTTAACACGGAATCTGGCCATGTTGGTTACCTGTTACGCCGCCCGCGCAGCCACCATCACCATTTGATATGTTCTATTTGCGGGCTAGTAGTAAACATTGGTGATTGCGGGCTTGAAGAGCTCGAAAAGCATATTTCAAAGCATACTGGTTTCATTATCAACTCCCATACCCTTGATATGTCCGGAATATGTCCTGAATGCCATAAGAATAACTGCACAAAATCCGGGGGGAACTTTTGGTAATCACTATTCATAATCGCAGTAACGCGTTTCGGCTGGCAACCGCAACGATTCTGGTTTTATCTTTATTACTTCTCTCTGGCTGCAAACACGATGATCCTTATTCCGATAAGGTCGGAATAGTTGTTTCAATTTTGCCACAGGCAGAATGGGTCAATGCAATTGGTGGAGACATGGTAGATGTTTCCGTAATGATTCCTCCAGGGGCTTCCCCCCATGTATATGAACCAACAGCATCACAAATGAAAGCGTTGGCTAATGCAAAAATCTACATTGCGGCAGGGTCAGGAATAGAGTTTGAGATCAGCTTCCTGAGCGAACTCCTCGACATCAATCCTGATATCCTGCTCGTTGATTGTTCCGATGGGGTAGAACTGATGCACACGACAGAGCAACAGCACGACGATGAGCATCAAAGCGACCATGATCACTCATACGATCCACATATTTGGCTTTCGTTAGTCAACGCAAGCACAATGGCAACCAATATTTACAACGGAATCGTTGCAATCGATCCAGAAAATATTGATTACTATCGACAAAATTTGGATACCTACTTGGGGGAACTTGCACAAATGCACCAGAGCTTTCAGGAAGGATTTGCCAATTTGAACAATCGGGTATTTATTATCCAGCATCCCTCCCTGGGATATTTTGCGCGTGATTATAATCTTACCCAGATAGCTACTGAAGAAGGCGGGAGCGATGCAACAATCCAAAGCATGGTCCACACTATTGAACAGGCTAAACAGAATAATGTAAAAATAGTCTTTGTATCTCCCCAATTTCCACCCAACGTTGCTGAAGCAGTGGCCCATGAAATTGAGGGGAAGGTTGAACCACTGGATACTCTTGCAGGAAATTATAAAGAAAATATGCAGCACATTTTTAATATCATGCACCAAGCGATGGAAAGCCGTTAAACCGATTGGCATTGATTAAAGCATCATATTTGCCGAGTACCAGGTGATATAAAATGCAACAAGTAGCAAAACTGGAAAACATTTGGGTCCACTATCAAGGTGTTACTGCGCTTGAAAATGTAAGCCTCAGCGTTGAAGATAACGACTTTATCGGAATAATTGGACCAAATGGTGGCGGTAAAAGTACCCTTCTCAAAGTAATACTCGGTCTGGTGAGACCATCAAGAGGAAATATCGAGATTTTAGGCTCAATACCTGGAAAAAATGCCCGTAAAATTGGGTATGTTCCCCAGTATCGTAACTTTGACCACAACTTTCCTATCAACGTTTGGGAAGTTGTGCTTATGGGAAGATTAAGACACGCAGGTTTACTGCGAGGATACAGCCAAGAAGATTTTCAGGCAGCCTCCACAGCTCTACAAAAAGTTGAACTTTTAGAGCTAAAGAACCGCCATATTTCTGAGCTTTCTGGCGGGCAACAGCAGCGGGTACTGATAGCTCGTGCGTTAGTCACCGAACCAAGACTGCTATTACTTGATGAACCTATGGCTAACGTTGATTCTGCCATGCAAAAAGGCTTTTACGACCTTCTTTCACAGTTGAATGAAAATATGGCGATAATTATGGTCTCTCATGATATAAGCGCCGTCTCTTTGTATGTCAAACAGGTCGCTTGCTTAAATAAGAAATTATATTACCACGGTACAGGGCAATTAACAGTTGAGGACCTTGAGGCAACGTACCAATGCCCCGTCGAGATGATTGCCCATGGTGCTCCTCATCGTGTGCTAAGGGATCATCCAAGATAATGATTGAACTCTTGCAATACCAGTTTATGCAACACGCCATCATAGCAGGACTGCTATCTGCAATTGCGTGCGGGGTAATCGGTAGTTTCGTAGTAGTGAAACGCATGGTTTCTATCAGCGGAGGTATTGCACACGCTTCCTTCGGAGGCATAGGCTTAGGTTACTTGCTAGGTTTTAATCCGGTCACTGGCGCATTGGCATTTTCTCTCGGGGCAGCAGTAATAATGGGGACTATCTCTAAAAAAACTCGGCTGTCTGCTGATACTTCTATAGGTGTTCTCTGGGCAACCGGTATGGCACTGGGAGTAATATTCATAAGTCTGGCACCCGGTTATGCCCCAGATCTCTTCAGTTACCTTTTTGGCAATATCCTGACTGTTCCGCGTTCTGACATTATTCTGATGAGTATCTTAGACGGCGTTATTCTGCTGGTTGTCTTTATGTTTTACAAGGAATTTAGTGCGCTTTCCTTCGATGAAGAGTTTACCCATATTATCGGTGTACCAACTTTTGCACTATACCTGCTTCTGCTTTGCCTGATAGCGTTGACTATAGTTGTTCTAATCCGAGCGGTGGGAATTGTACTGGTAATAGCCTTAATAACCATCCCGGCTGCTATTGCATACCAGTTCACAAAAAGACTTAAAAACATGATGCTGCTTGCCGTTATTTTAGGAATAGTTTTTACTACTGCGGGTTTGTGGCTGTCTTACCAACTAGATATCGCCAGCGGGGCGACCATAATAATCGTCAGTGCAAGTACTCTCTTGATTTCTACTCTTTTATTAAGAATTAAGGGAAGGCTCCAATCCGAAAACGCAGATTGAATATCCGGCTTATTTTAAGGAATCACTAAAACCCACAAAAAAGCCATCCCCACACCTAGTACCACTCCTGCAGCTACTTCGAAAGCGGTATGGCCAATCAACTCTTTCAAATCAGCTTCAACCTGTGCAATAGGCCGCCTTTCCCTCAGTTCCCGGATTATCCGGTTAAGTACAACTGCCTGTTTGCCAACAGACTGACGTACACCAGCAGAGTCATATAAAACAACTGCGGCTAGAATAACAGCAATGGCGAAAACGGTTGAGCCCATACCTTCAATTAAGCCGATAGTCGTTGCAAGCGCGCTAACGGTAGCTGAATGAGAACTAGGCATGCCCCCGCTGGATACCAGGCGCCCTAAATCCAGCCGGTGGTTTTTAACGACTTCGATCCCGACTTTGACTAACTGCGCAACTGTCCAGGCAACGAGTGAAGCAATCAGGGCTTTATTGGTTATAAAATCGTAAAATTCCACCTATAGCTGCCAACTTAATTCGGGAGATCCGCTCTATGCTTTAGATAGATTTCTCTGGTGGTATAACTGGTTACCTCCACCTGTGCAAGCTTAACAACCTTCTCTATCAGTGGAATCGGTTTTTGGGCGAGCTCCACAACCTGCAAACCAGAATCCGATGATCCGCCCAGTAGTAAAATTCTTATATCTTCAATCTGCATTGGCTTCTTTTTTAGCTCTTCGACGGCTTCGAGAGCTGCGCGGCAGGTTTCATTCTCCTGTGTGTACGCATCTTCTATCGCGATTCGCTTCTTGTCTCTAGCTTGATTAATGGCACCAAGCGTTGCTTTACGAATAGATTCTTTCTTTTCTTTTAAAAATGAAACTTGCTGGTTCATAATAATTACCGGATATCAAAAATACCCGGTAAAAGTATAGGTTGGCAAAATAGCCGTGTCAATCGGTAAATCTTAT
The sequence above is drawn from the Dehalococcoidales bacterium genome and encodes:
- a CDS encoding alpha/beta hydrolase; its protein translation is MDNLRMHGQEPFNIAVVHGGPGARGEMYPVARELSSETGVLEPLQTECSVEGQVEELKDILESSGSPPLVIIGFSWGAWLSYILTARYPL
- the mtaB gene encoding tRNA (N(6)-L-threonylcarbamoyladenosine(37)-C(2))-methylthiotransferase MtaB, with amino-acid sequence MNDKKVVIDYLGCKLNQAEVEALTLDFIQAGYQPVSSREGAGIFVLNSCTVTHVADRKSRQWIRRIRRENPSALIVVTGCYAQRTPGKIKLIDENMIVLDNQQKMAMVQILLERGYLKKDPLELAPALTTMQKTRSFVHIQHGCSNGCTYCIVPMVRSECFSRTPSAIIREIASRVLAGYTEIVLTGTEIGSYCSEGIQLQELVKMILDKTQIERLRLSSLQPRHLTEAMLDLWRDNRLCPHLHVSLQSGSDAVLKRMNRKYDRETYISIVEQIRRRIPDVAITTDVIVGFPGETPEEFEETVDLCKKMGFARIHVFPYSPRPNTLALEMKPLVDEKEKKRREREMLSLAEESGRIFRQRFAGRVVPVLWESCSNGLYSGLTPNYIRVYASLNIPSINMISRVKIGSIYRDGVKGEPV
- the lgt gene encoding prolipoprotein diacylglyceryl transferase, which codes for MLLSSSFNIGPITIQFYGIFISLGILSAILYAFYEAHRRGENLDHVVNMALVVVPLGIIGARLYHVVDYWSYYSQHLGEIIGGRGLGIYGAILGGAIGVLIYCAWKKLSPLRWMDIIAPGLILAQAIGRWGNFFNQELYGYPTDLPWGIYIEPANRLPGFESYTHFHPLFLYESLWNLIGFVILFFINRKYGKRLLDGEVTIAYFMYYSVGRFILEGMKIDVWTIAGFPTARWISIITFVVCLAIIIFRRQTLRKHKL
- a CDS encoding Fur family transcriptional regulator — translated: MVYSYKDVLAELKHEGYKITPQRRAIIQILEATENHMTPHEIHKKVNNHLGISLVTIYRTLDTLEKAGLICRLNTESGHVGYLLRRPRSHHHHLICSICGLVVNIGDCGLEELEKHISKHTGFIINSHTLDMSGICPECHKNNCTKSGGNFW
- a CDS encoding zinc ABC transporter substrate-binding protein; its protein translation is MVITIHNRSNAFRLATATILVLSLLLLSGCKHDDPYSDKVGIVVSILPQAEWVNAIGGDMVDVSVMIPPGASPHVYEPTASQMKALANAKIYIAAGSGIEFEISFLSELLDINPDILLVDCSDGVELMHTTEQQHDDEHQSDHDHSYDPHIWLSLVNASTMATNIYNGIVAIDPENIDYYRQNLDTYLGELAQMHQSFQEGFANLNNRVFIIQHPSLGYFARDYNLTQIATEEGGSDATIQSMVHTIEQAKQNNVKIVFVSPQFPPNVAEAVAHEIEGKVEPLDTLAGNYKENMQHIFNIMHQAMESR
- a CDS encoding ABC transporter ATP-binding protein, yielding MQQVAKLENIWVHYQGVTALENVSLSVEDNDFIGIIGPNGGGKSTLLKVILGLVRPSRGNIEILGSIPGKNARKIGYVPQYRNFDHNFPINVWEVVLMGRLRHAGLLRGYSQEDFQAASTALQKVELLELKNRHISELSGGQQQRVLIARALVTEPRLLLLDEPMANVDSAMQKGFYDLLSQLNENMAIIMVSHDISAVSLYVKQVACLNKKLYYHGTGQLTVEDLEATYQCPVEMIAHGAPHRVLRDHPR
- a CDS encoding metal ABC transporter permease produces the protein MIELLQYQFMQHAIIAGLLSAIACGVIGSFVVVKRMVSISGGIAHASFGGIGLGYLLGFNPVTGALAFSLGAAVIMGTISKKTRLSADTSIGVLWATGMALGVIFISLAPGYAPDLFSYLFGNILTVPRSDIILMSILDGVILLVVFMFYKEFSALSFDEEFTHIIGVPTFALYLLLLCLIALTIVVLIRAVGIVLVIALITIPAAIAYQFTKRLKNMMLLAVILGIVFTTAGLWLSYQLDIASGATIIIVSASTLLISTLLLRIKGRLQSENAD
- a CDS encoding divergent PAP2 family protein; this translates as MEFYDFITNKALIASLVAWTVAQLVKVGIEVVKNHRLDLGRLVSSGGMPSSHSATVSALATTIGLIEGMGSTVFAIAVILAAVVLYDSAGVRQSVGKQAVVLNRIIRELRERRPIAQVEADLKELIGHTAFEVAAGVVLGVGMAFLWVLVIP